From the Paenibacillus sp. FSL H8-0548 genome, one window contains:
- a CDS encoding ATP-binding cassette domain-containing protein produces MISTSGITLRFGKRALFEDVSIKFTPGNCYGLIGANGAGKSTFLKILSGEVEQSHGEVHITPGERLAVLKQNHYEYDESVVLETVMMGHKRLYEVMKEKDALYTKADFTDEDGMRAGELEAEFADMNGWEAESEAAEMLNGLGITPDLHDKKMAELSGNEKVRVLLTQALFGSPNILLLDEPTNHLDIESIRWLEDFLADYQGTVIVVSHDRHFLNTVCTHIADIDFGKIQMYVGNYDFWYESSQLALQLMRGENKKKEDKVKELQAFIQRFSANKSKAKQATSRQKLLEKISLDDIRPSNRKYPFILFKGEREAGKQLLLVDGLTKTIDGEKVIDNLTIALNKGDKVAFVGPNSMPKTLLFQLLVGEVEADAGSYSWGVTTSQAYFPKDNSPYFDGVDLNLVEWLRQYSKDPDETFIRGFLGRMLFSGDDAMKKASVLSGGEKVRCMLSKMMLEGANVFILDEPTNHLDLESITALNNGLTDTDCTILFTSHDHQFVQTIANRIVEITPNGVIDRMMTYDEYLESAEVKALRERMYAV; encoded by the coding sequence ATGATTAGCACAAGTGGCATTACGCTCCGTTTCGGGAAGCGGGCGCTTTTTGAAGATGTAAGCATTAAGTTTACACCAGGCAATTGTTACGGCTTGATCGGCGCAAACGGTGCAGGTAAATCAACCTTTTTGAAAATATTATCCGGAGAAGTAGAGCAATCTCACGGAGAAGTGCATATTACGCCGGGCGAGAGACTAGCTGTGCTGAAGCAGAACCATTATGAATATGATGAGTCTGTGGTACTTGAGACCGTAATGATGGGTCATAAGCGTCTTTATGAGGTAATGAAAGAGAAGGATGCTTTGTATACAAAGGCTGACTTTACTGACGAAGACGGCATGCGTGCAGGTGAGCTTGAAGCAGAATTTGCAGACATGAACGGCTGGGAAGCCGAATCGGAAGCTGCTGAGATGCTTAACGGCCTTGGCATTACACCAGATCTGCATGACAAGAAGATGGCAGAGCTGAGCGGCAATGAGAAGGTTCGCGTATTGCTGACACAAGCGTTGTTCGGCTCTCCGAACATTCTGCTGCTCGATGAGCCTACCAACCACTTGGACATCGAGTCTATTCGTTGGCTGGAAGATTTCCTTGCAGATTATCAAGGTACTGTAATCGTTGTCAGCCATGACAGGCATTTCCTGAACACGGTTTGTACGCATATTGCGGACATTGACTTCGGTAAAATTCAAATGTATGTCGGCAACTACGACTTCTGGTACGAATCCAGCCAGCTTGCTTTGCAGCTGATGCGCGGAGAGAACAAGAAGAAAGAAGACAAAGTTAAAGAGCTTCAGGCGTTTATTCAACGCTTTAGCGCGAACAAATCGAAGGCGAAGCAAGCAACGTCAAGACAGAAGCTGCTTGAGAAAATTTCGCTTGATGACATTCGTCCATCGAACCGTAAATATCCGTTTATTCTCTTCAAAGGCGAGCGTGAGGCAGGCAAGCAGCTCTTGCTTGTTGACGGCTTGACGAAGACAATTGATGGAGAAAAAGTAATCGACAACCTGACTATTGCACTTAATAAAGGCGACAAGGTTGCTTTCGTCGGTCCGAACAGCATGCCAAAAACATTGCTATTCCAGCTGCTAGTCGGCGAGGTTGAAGCAGATGCAGGCAGCTATTCATGGGGCGTAACAACTTCGCAGGCTTATTTCCCGAAAGACAACTCTCCTTATTTCGATGGGGTGGATTTGAATCTTGTGGAGTGGCTGCGTCAATATTCGAAGGACCCGGATGAGACATTCATTCGCGGCTTCTTAGGCCGTATGCTCTTCTCAGGTGACGATGCAATGAAGAAAGCAAGCGTATTGTCCGGAGGAGAAAAGGTTCGCTGCATGCTCTCTAAGATGATGCTTGAAGGCGCGAACGTATTTATTTTGGATGAGCCAACGAATCACTTGGATCTAGAATCCATTACGGCTCTGAACAATGGCTTGACGGATACGGATTGCACCATTCTATTTACCTCTCATGACCATCAGTTCGTTCAAACGATTGCTAACCGCATCGTAGAAATTACACCAAATGGTGTAATCGACCGGATGATGACTTATGACGAGTACCTTGAAAGTGCTGAGGTAAAAGCGCTTCGTGAGCGTATGTACGCGGTTTAG
- a CDS encoding MFS transporter: MNLKWLIRSQSMMTLAAGMIYPYYLLFLKNLGNSFSKYGLAFAVFTISSAAVSQWIAPRLDKHGSAMLVVSSLGMMGAMLAFPWTMSYSWVLVLQLIMGTCNAMQRMSERLLLADYTEPGARGAGIGSYHFWTSIASGFAVILGGYLIDWLTINILFYLSALLYGASAWTIWRMIRKTGRRAKEGSVSEHIVV, from the coding sequence ATGAACTTGAAATGGCTGATACGCTCGCAAAGCATGATGACATTAGCTGCTGGCATGATTTATCCCTATTATTTATTGTTTCTCAAAAATCTTGGCAACAGCTTCTCCAAATACGGCCTCGCCTTTGCTGTATTTACGATAAGCTCTGCCGCTGTCTCACAGTGGATTGCGCCTAGACTGGATAAGCATGGCTCGGCGATGCTTGTTGTCAGCTCGCTTGGCATGATGGGGGCTATGCTTGCTTTTCCGTGGACCATGTCCTATAGTTGGGTACTTGTGCTGCAGCTCATAATGGGAACCTGCAATGCGATGCAAAGAATGAGTGAGCGCTTGCTGCTGGCCGATTATACCGAGCCTGGAGCGAGAGGGGCTGGAATAGGGTCTTATCATTTTTGGACTTCTATTGCTTCGGGCTTTGCTGTCATATTGGGAGGCTACTTGATAGACTGGCTAACGATCAACATTTTATTTTATTTGAGTGCCTTGCTTTATGGAGCAAGCGCTTGGACGATTTGGCGAATGATCAGAAAGACAGGCCGCAGGGCAAAAGAGGGTTCGGTTTCTGAGCATATTGTGGTATAA
- a CDS encoding FAD-binding oxidoreductase, producing the protein MKKGIALLLLIALAALQYVRTSSADQNPFLVTDYSRLHPVKVERVILGKAEEQLVQLVAEAKEKGLKLSIAGQRHSQGGHTYYKDAIVVDMTSYNRIISVDPSSKRMIVQAGATWEDVQEAVNPYGLSVKTMQSLNSFTIGGSISINAHGRDIRNGSLIKSVESFRLLTADGSIRNVSRSENADLFSLALGGYGLFGIILDVTLSLTEDELYRESTILMELDEYSHYFQNEVLPNAAIRLHIARISVAKDSYFKEAFAKNYTIDDSLKLTDYNELRSNENWVAPGKLLFNINRSTEWGRNLQWNLQKYFFVEQSEKIVSRNNAMRAASEFMEYSGPGANDLLQEYFIPLPQFDEFVQQLGAIVKEEDLNLLNITIRYVNKDEEAVLSYAKQDMLALVCLFHAPLSKEGQLQMKQGVERIVDELITYGGSYYLPYIAYPTLEQFKNVYPRHEQFFAKKKQYDPDELFMNYFYEQYGA; encoded by the coding sequence ATGAAAAAAGGAATCGCGCTGCTCTTGCTGATTGCACTGGCTGCTTTGCAATATGTAAGAACTAGCTCGGCTGATCAGAATCCGTTCCTCGTGACCGATTACAGCCGTCTTCACCCTGTGAAGGTGGAACGGGTCATTCTAGGCAAGGCCGAGGAGCAGCTTGTACAGCTCGTAGCGGAAGCGAAGGAAAAGGGACTTAAGCTGTCTATAGCAGGACAGCGCCACAGCCAAGGAGGGCATACCTATTATAAGGATGCTATCGTCGTCGATATGACAAGTTACAATCGGATCATTTCTGTAGATCCCAGCAGCAAGCGAATGATCGTGCAAGCAGGTGCAACCTGGGAGGATGTACAGGAGGCTGTCAATCCGTACGGACTATCCGTGAAAACGATGCAATCGCTTAATTCTTTTACGATAGGCGGCTCTATCAGCATTAATGCGCATGGCAGAGACATACGCAATGGCTCGCTGATCAAAAGCGTGGAATCCTTCCGGTTGTTGACTGCAGATGGCAGCATTCGAAATGTAAGCCGCTCGGAAAATGCTGATTTATTTTCGCTGGCGCTGGGGGGCTATGGACTGTTCGGTATTATTTTGGACGTGACGCTAAGCTTGACTGAAGATGAGCTGTACCGTGAGTCAACAATATTGATGGAGCTGGATGAATATAGTCATTATTTTCAAAATGAGGTGCTGCCAAATGCGGCTATACGATTGCATATCGCTCGGATTTCGGTTGCGAAGGACAGCTATTTCAAGGAGGCTTTTGCCAAAAATTACACTATAGACGATTCGCTAAAGCTTACCGATTATAATGAGCTGAGAAGCAATGAGAATTGGGTTGCTCCCGGGAAGCTGCTGTTTAATATCAATCGATCAACGGAGTGGGGCAGAAATCTACAGTGGAATTTGCAAAAGTATTTTTTCGTAGAGCAATCGGAAAAAATCGTCAGCCGCAACAATGCGATGCGCGCAGCGTCTGAGTTTATGGAGTATAGCGGGCCGGGAGCAAACGATCTGCTGCAGGAATATTTTATACCGCTGCCTCAGTTTGATGAATTTGTACAGCAGCTCGGCGCTATTGTGAAGGAAGAGGATTTGAACCTGCTTAATATAACGATCCGTTATGTGAATAAAGATGAGGAAGCGGTCTTATCGTATGCGAAGCAGGATATGCTGGCTCTTGTTTGCTTGTTCCATGCACCATTGTCAAAGGAAGGACAGCTTCAAATGAAGCAGGGGGTGGAGCGGATCGTAGATGAGCTCATCACATATGGTGGTTCTTATTATTTGCCTTATATTGCTTATCCAACGCTGGAGCAGTTCAAGAACGTCTATCCGAGGCATGAGCAGTTTTTTGCTAAGAAGAAGCAGTACGACCCGGATGAGCTTTTTATGAATTATTTCTATGAGCAATATGGCGCTTAG
- a CDS encoding Gfo/Idh/MocA family oxidoreductase has translation MTHATIRLGVIGAGAIGNIHMQTFQKVDGIDVVAVTDAYLPLAEQRAAEHGIEMVHASPQAMLEDSSIDAVVIGVPNSFHAALAIEALKQGKHVLLEKPMAIHSEAAREIVEEAERSGKILMMSHQMRWTGLSRALKQRVDNGDVGHIYNAKAGWIRKKGIPGWGSWFTRKDQSGGGPLIDIGVHMLDLSLYLMGNPKPISVYGSTYAEFGPKREGIGSWGTPNWDGYYDVEDLASALIKFDNGATLSLEVSWAAHAAFMSEEPFIHLMGTQGGVAIVGNDGKYVTHTETGIAESDITPLDGEEDRILMSRHFAECIREGKQPITSALSGYTNNRILDAIYESSRTGNEVKLNWN, from the coding sequence ATGACTCATGCAACTATACGACTAGGTGTTATTGGTGCAGGCGCGATCGGCAACATTCATATGCAGACATTCCAAAAGGTAGACGGGATAGACGTCGTCGCGGTTACGGACGCGTATCTTCCGCTTGCCGAACAGCGTGCAGCGGAGCACGGTATCGAGATGGTTCATGCAAGCCCGCAAGCTATGCTTGAGGACTCTTCTATTGATGCTGTTGTGATCGGCGTACCGAACAGCTTCCATGCTGCTCTTGCCATTGAAGCGCTGAAGCAAGGCAAGCATGTTCTCTTGGAGAAGCCAATGGCAATTCATTCCGAAGCGGCACGCGAGATTGTAGAGGAAGCCGAGAGATCTGGTAAAATATTGATGATGTCCCATCAGATGCGCTGGACAGGACTTAGCCGAGCGCTCAAACAACGCGTTGATAATGGTGATGTAGGCCATATTTATAATGCTAAGGCTGGCTGGATTCGCAAGAAAGGCATACCTGGCTGGGGCTCATGGTTTACGCGCAAGGATCAATCCGGCGGCGGTCCGCTCATTGATATCGGCGTTCATATGCTGGATCTATCCCTTTATCTGATGGGCAATCCGAAGCCAATATCCGTTTATGGCTCTACCTATGCTGAGTTTGGCCCTAAACGGGAAGGGATCGGAAGCTGGGGAACGCCAAATTGGGATGGGTATTATGATGTTGAGGATCTCGCCTCAGCGCTGATCAAGTTCGATAACGGTGCTACCTTGTCTCTTGAAGTAAGCTGGGCGGCGCATGCTGCATTTATGTCCGAGGAGCCCTTCATTCATTTGATGGGTACGCAGGGCGGTGTAGCAATTGTGGGGAATGACGGTAAATATGTAACGCATACGGAAACAGGGATTGCGGAGAGCGACATTACTCCGCTAGATGGCGAAGAGGACCGTATTCTGATGAGCCGTCATTTTGCCGAATGTATCCGCGAAGGCAAGCAGCCGATCACATCTGCACTGTCAGGCTACACAAACAACCGTATTCTTGATGCCATTTACGAATCCTCCCGCACGGGCAATGAGGTTAAGCTGAATTGGAATTAA
- a CDS encoding MBL fold metallo-hydrolase, translated as MKLRRFANIDHIEQHTSLKQFKRWRQERIRRLKLKDYSFTVPNVEPDIAYLEKNRQQPSLTWVGHSTFFIQFGGLNIITDPVWSTKMAFQKRLSPPGIKVEDVPPVDVVLISHSHYDHLNINSLRKLIGTRQLLVPAGLGPKLRKKGFINVKELHWWESVLINGVKFTFVPSQHSTRRNPWDTNSSHWGGFVIGRPSTRSAKIVSRFGGKPKTSDKGSENAAVRKEIASAAESISTETHPFFNELNRTERPILTDSSTIYFAGDSGYFQGFKEIGRRFSIEVALLPIGAYEPEWFMGPQHITPEQALQAFDDLEAKWFVPMHYGAFKLADDTPREALDRLEAARRKRCIEDKRIIVLPHGETWRLCGK; from the coding sequence TTGAAGTTAAGACGATTTGCGAATATTGATCATATCGAGCAGCATACTTCTTTGAAGCAGTTCAAAAGATGGCGTCAGGAACGCATTCGTAGGCTGAAATTGAAGGATTATTCATTCACCGTTCCGAATGTTGAACCTGACATTGCATATTTGGAGAAAAATAGACAACAGCCTTCCTTAACATGGGTAGGGCATTCCACTTTTTTCATTCAATTTGGCGGCTTGAACATTATTACAGATCCCGTGTGGTCTACGAAGATGGCTTTCCAAAAAAGACTGTCCCCGCCGGGCATCAAGGTTGAGGATGTTCCGCCGGTTGATGTCGTGCTTATCTCCCATTCCCATTATGATCATTTAAATATAAACTCGCTTCGCAAACTTATTGGCACCAGGCAGCTGCTTGTACCGGCTGGACTCGGTCCAAAGCTGCGCAAAAAGGGCTTTATTAATGTTAAAGAGCTCCACTGGTGGGAGTCTGTACTGATCAATGGCGTCAAATTTACTTTTGTGCCATCTCAGCATTCAACTCGCCGTAATCCGTGGGATACGAATAGCTCACATTGGGGAGGATTTGTCATTGGACGTCCTTCTACGCGGAGTGCGAAGATAGTCAGCCGCTTTGGCGGAAAACCAAAGACATCCGATAAAGGCTCAGAGAATGCTGCGGTGCGTAAGGAAATTGCTAGTGCAGCTGAGTCAATTTCAACAGAAACGCATCCATTCTTCAACGAATTAAACAGAACTGAACGACCGATTTTAACCGATTCCTCGACGATTTATTTTGCGGGAGATAGCGGGTATTTCCAAGGCTTCAAGGAGATTGGCCGTCGTTTCTCCATCGAGGTTGCTCTTCTGCCGATAGGAGCTTACGAGCCGGAATGGTTTATGGGACCGCAGCATATTACGCCGGAGCAAGCACTTCAAGCTTTTGACGATCTAGAGGCGAAATGGTTCGTTCCCATGCACTATGGCGCCTTCAAGCTTGCGGATGATACGCCACGGGAGGCGCTGGATCGTTTGGAGGCAGCACGCAGAAAAAGATGTATTGAGGACAAGCGAATTATCGTGCTTCCCCATGGTGAGACCTGGCGCCTCTGCGGAAAATGA
- a CDS encoding virulence factor: MKLISIEPTPSPNSMKLNVDEMLPRGRRLTYKASEASEAPELFQQLLQINGVRGLFRTADFIALDRKPGADWAAILAAAGQLLQKDEASEEQDDSSKGPATSFGEATVLVQMYRGIPMQVRVRMGDSEVRSALPPQFAEAVSLAAGSGMIRERKLEEFGVRYGEPEEIAAEIVRELEASYTSERLEALIQAAIELGSTAAEEGTVLTVVRPTPLTLEEAQAQFASPDWQVRYAALDRYISTVEGLPLLAAAIKDENTSIRRLAVIYLGDLRSPEALPHLFTALRDTSTSVRRTAGDTLSDLGDPAAIGPMIESLRDKNKLVRWRAARFLYEAGEESAVEALREAAKDSEFEIQLQAQMALERIERGEEAAGSVWQQMTASRKSEA, encoded by the coding sequence ATGAAACTAATTTCAATAGAGCCAACACCGAGCCCGAATTCCATGAAGCTGAACGTTGATGAAATGCTTCCACGTGGACGTCGACTCACTTATAAAGCAAGCGAAGCAAGTGAGGCGCCTGAGCTGTTTCAACAGCTTTTGCAAATTAATGGCGTGCGCGGTCTGTTCCGAACTGCCGACTTTATTGCCCTCGACCGCAAACCTGGCGCTGATTGGGCGGCGATTTTGGCGGCAGCAGGTCAATTGCTGCAAAAGGATGAAGCAAGCGAGGAACAAGACGACAGCAGCAAAGGCCCTGCGACAAGCTTCGGCGAAGCAACCGTGCTCGTGCAAATGTATCGCGGAATTCCAATGCAGGTTCGTGTGCGTATGGGAGACAGTGAGGTTCGCTCAGCGCTCCCTCCCCAGTTCGCCGAAGCTGTCAGCCTCGCCGCAGGCTCTGGCATGATTCGCGAGCGCAAGCTCGAAGAGTTTGGCGTTCGATACGGAGAACCCGAGGAGATTGCAGCAGAAATAGTGCGCGAGCTTGAAGCCTCCTATACGAGCGAACGGCTCGAAGCACTCATTCAAGCTGCTATTGAGCTTGGAAGCACTGCCGCGGAGGAGGGAACTGTACTCACAGTGGTGAGACCGACTCCACTGACGCTGGAAGAGGCGCAGGCGCAATTCGCTTCACCTGACTGGCAGGTTCGATACGCCGCCTTGGATCGCTATATCTCCACCGTTGAAGGCTTGCCTTTGCTCGCCGCGGCAATCAAGGATGAAAATACATCGATTCGCCGATTAGCGGTCATCTATTTGGGCGATCTCCGCTCACCCGAGGCACTTCCGCATTTGTTTACCGCACTGCGTGATACTTCGACGTCGGTGAGGCGGACAGCTGGCGACACTTTATCTGATCTCGGCGATCCCGCTGCGATCGGCCCAATGATCGAGTCGCTTCGAGACAAAAACAAGCTTGTCCGCTGGCGGGCAGCACGTTTTCTATATGAGGCTGGCGAAGAATCCGCGGTAGAGGCGCTGCGCGAAGCTGCCAAGGACAGTGAATTTGAAATCCAGCTGCAAGCCCAAATGGCGCTTGAGCGAATTGAGCGCGGCGAAGAAGCCGCTGGCTCTGTATGGCAGCAAATGACTGCCTCTCGCAAGAGTGAAGCATAA